From the Clostridium sp. Marseille-P299 genome, one window contains:
- the flgB gene encoding flagellar basal body rod protein FlgB codes for MIGTNAFNYVNVLDKAADASVLRHEVISNNIANNDTANYKRKDVRFEEYLKKELNSGDDLNKKVTSMDLSKLDATTYTDLENLSYRTDGNNVNIETENANLAENQIRYYALLDSLSQEFSRIKSVLQR; via the coding sequence ATGATCGGGACAAATGCTTTTAACTATGTTAATGTCTTGGATAAAGCTGCAGATGCTAGTGTTCTTAGACATGAGGTAATTTCTAATAACATAGCGAATAATGATACAGCGAATTATAAAAGAAAAGATGTTCGTTTTGAAGAATATCTTAAGAAAGAATTAAATAGTGGGGATGATTTAAATAAGAAAGTCACAAGTATGGACCTAAGCAAACTGGATGCAACTACATATACAGATCTTGAAAATTTAAGTTATCGTACAGATGGTAACAATGTCAATATAGAAACTGAAAATGCTAATTTAGCAGAAAATCAAATTCGTTACTATGCCTTATTAGATTCTTTGTCACAAGAGTTTAGCCGCATAAAAAGTGTACTACAGCGTTAA
- a CDS encoding flagellar hook-basal body complex protein FliE, with protein MDIASINNSIKGTSAFNTNLFKNSEATATENRNATFEQMFQSALTMVKETNQYTNQAQEAEMAYAMGEMTSTHDLQIAQQKANISLQYTVAVRNAVLDAYKEIMQLQF; from the coding sequence ATGGACATCGCATCAATTAATAATTCGATTAAAGGGACTAGTGCATTTAATACAAATTTATTTAAAAATTCAGAGGCGACTGCAACAGAAAATAGAAATGCTACTTTTGAACAAATGTTTCAATCTGCACTTACGATGGTAAAGGAAACGAATCAATACACCAATCAGGCGCAAGAAGCAGAAATGGCTTACGCGATGGGAGAAATGACTAGCACGCATGATTTACAGATTGCCCAACAAAAAGCAAACATATCCTTACAATATACAGTAGCTGTAAGGAACGCGGTGCTTGATGCATATAAGGAGATTATGCAATTACAATTTTAG
- the flgC gene encoding flagellar basal body rod protein FlgC has product MSFFNGMNISASGMTAQRLRMDLISQNIANVNTTRDENGDPYRRQTVLLSEQQSDTFGSILEKTNLGRNKKVNGSGVKVVGIVEDHVTEMKKVYDPSHPDADDEGYVSYPNVNTVTEMTNLIDASRSYEANVTAFNATKNMLLKGLEVGK; this is encoded by the coding sequence TTGTCATTTTTTAATGGAATGAATATTAGTGCAAGCGGTATGACTGCACAAAGATTAAGAATGGATTTGATTTCTCAAAATATTGCAAATGTAAATACGACCAGAGACGAAAATGGAGATCCATATCGCAGACAAACTGTTTTATTATCGGAACAGCAATCAGATACTTTTGGAAGTATTTTAGAAAAGACGAACTTGGGGAGAAATAAGAAAGTTAATGGTAGTGGAGTAAAAGTAGTTGGTATCGTAGAAGATCACGTAACAGAGATGAAAAAAGTATATGATCCAAGCCACCCGGATGCAGATGATGAAGGATATGTAAGTTATCCTAATGTGAATACAGTAACTGAAATGACAAATTTAATTGATGCATCACGTTCATACGAAGCTAACGTGACTGCTTTTAACGCGACTAAAAATATGTTGTTAAAGGGACTTGAGGTAGGAAAGTAA